A single region of the Bos mutus isolate GX-2022 chromosome 17, NWIPB_WYAK_1.1, whole genome shotgun sequence genome encodes:
- the SF3A1 gene encoding splicing factor 3A subunit 1 isoform X2, translating into MPAGPVQAVPPPPPAATEPKQPTEEEASSKEDSTPSKPVVGIIYPPPEVRNIVDKTASFVARNGPEFEARIRQNEINNPKFNFLNPNDPYHAYYRHKVSEFKEGKAQEPSAAIPKVMQQQQQASQQQLPQKVQAQVIQETIVPKEPPPEFEFIADPPSISAFDLDVVKLTAQFVARNGRQFLTQLMQKEQRNYQFDFLRPQHSLFNYFTKLVEQYTKILIPPKGLFTKLKKEAENPREVLDQVCYRVEWAKFQERERKKEEEEKEKERVAYAQIDWHDFVVVETVDFQPNEQGNFPPPTTPEELGARILIQERYEKFGESEEVEMEVESDEEDEKQEKAEEPPSQLDQDTQVQDMDEGSDDEEEGQKVPPPPETPMPPPLPPTPDQVIVRKDYDPKASKPLPPAPAPDEYLVSPITGEKIPASKMQEHMRIGLLDPRWLEQRDRSIREKQSDDEVYAPGLDIESSLKQLAERRTDIFGVEETAIGKKIGEEEIQKPEEKVTWDGHSGSMARTQQAAQANITLQEQIEAIHKAKGLVPEDDTKEKIGPSKPNEIPQQPPPPSSATNIPSSAPPITSVPRPPAMPPPVRTTVVSAVPVMPRPPMASVVRLPPGSVIAPMPPIIHAPRINVVPMPPSAPPIMAPRPPPMIVPTAFVPAPPVAPVPAPAPMPPVHPPPPMEDEPASKKLKTEDSLMPEEEFLRRNKGPVSIKVQVPNMQDKTEWKLNGQVLVFTLPLTDQVSVIKVKIHEATGMPAGKQKLQYEGIFIKDSNSLAYYNMANGAVIHLALKERREEEVGEACSQAAC; encoded by the exons aaatggacctgaatttgaagCGAGGATACGACAGAACGAGATCAACAACCCCAAGTTCAACTTCCTGAACCCCAACGACCCTTACCATGCCTACTACCGGCACAAGGTCAGCGAGTTCAAGGAGGGCAAGGCTCAGGAGCCCTCGGCCGCCATCCCCAAGGtcatgcagcagcagcagcaggcctcccagCAGCAGCTGCCCCAGAAG GTTCAAGCCCAAGTGATACAAGAGACCATTGTGCCCAAAGAGCCCCCTCCTGAGTTTGAGTTCATCGCAGACCCCCCTTCCATCTCAGCCTTCGACCTGGACGTGGTGAAGCTGACAGCTCAGTTTGTGGCCAGGAATGGGCGCCAGTTTCTGACCCAGCTGATGCAGAAAGAGCAGCGCAACTACCAGTTTGACTTCCTGCGCCCGCAGCACAGCCTCTTCAACTACTTCACGAAGCTGGTGGAGCAGTACACCAAG ATCTTGATTCCACCCAAAGGCTTATTTACCAAACTCAAGAAGGAGGCAGAGAACCCCCGAGAAGTTTTGGACCAG GTGTGTTATCGCGTGGAGTGGGCCAAGTTCCAGGAGCgtgagaggaagaaggaggaggaggagaaggagaaggagcggGTTGCCTACGCTCAGATCGACTGGCATGACTTCGTGGTGGTGGAAACAGTGGACTTCCAACCCAACGAGCAAG GGAACTTCCCCCCGCCCACCACCCCGGAGGAGCTGGGGGCCCGGATCCTTATTCAGGAGCGCTATGAGAAGTTTGGGGAGAGCGAGGAGGTCGAGATGGAGGTTGAGTCCGATGAGGAGGACGAGAAACAGGAGAAGGCGGAGGAGCCTCCGTCCCAGCTGGACCAGGACACTCAAGTACAAGACATGGACGAG GGTTCGGATGATGAAGAAGAAGGGCAGAAAGTGCCGCCACCCCCGGAGACACCCATGccacctcctctgcccccaaCTCCAGACCAGGTTATTGTCCGGAAGGACTATGACCCAAAAG CTTCCAAGCCTCTGCCTCCAGCCCCCGCTCCCGATGAGTATCTTGTGTCCCCCATTACTGGGGAGAAGATCCCTGCCAGCAAGATGCAGGAGCACATGCGCATTGGGCTTCTTGACCCCCGTTGGCTGGAGCAGCGGGATCGCTCCATCCGTGAGAAGCAGAGCGATGACGAGGTGTACGCGCCAG GTCTGGATATCGAGAGCAGCTTGAAGCAGCTGGCCGAGCGGCGTACAGACATCTTTGGTGTGGAGGAAACGGCCATCGGTAAGAAGATCGGCGAGGAGGAGATCCAGAAGCCGGAAGAGAAG GTGACCTGGGACGGCCACTCTGGCAGCATGGCCCGGACCCAGCAGGCCGCCCAGGCCAACATCACCCTCCAGGAGCAGATTGAGGCCATCCACAAGGCGAAGGGCCTGGTGCCGGAGGATGACACCAAAGAGAAGATCGGCCCGAGCAAGCCCAACGAGATCCCccagcagccgccgccgccgtccTCAGCCACCAACATCCCCAGCTCGGCCCCGCCCATTACGTCGGTGCCCCGGCCGCCCGCG ATGCCGCCTCCCGTCCGCACCACAGTTGTGTCCGCAGTACCTGTCATGCCCCGGCCCCCGATGGCATCCGTGGTCCGGCTGCCCCCAGGCTCAGTGATCGCCCCCATGCCGCCGATCATCCACGCGCCCAGGATCAATGTGGTGCCCATGCCTCCCTCGGCCCCTCCTATCATGGCGCCTCGCCCACCACCCATGATTGTGCCGACAG CTTTTGTGCCCGCCCCGCCCGTGGCACCTGTCCCTGCTCCAGCCCCCATGCCGCCTGTCCACCCCCCGCCTCCCATGGAAGACGAGCCTGCCTCTAAGAAACTGAAGACCGAGGACAGTCTCATGCCCGAGGAGGAGTTTCTGCGCAGAAACAAG GGTCCAGTGTCCATCAAAGTCCAGGTGCCCAACATGCAGGATAAGACAGAATGGAAACTGAATGGACAGGTGCTGGTCTTCACCCTCCCCCTCACAGACCAG GTCTCCGTCATCAAGGTGAAGATTCATGAAGCCACAGGCATGCCAGCAGGGAAACAGAAGCTGCAGTACGAG GGCATTTTCATCAAGGATTCCAACTCACTGGCTTACTACAACATGGCCAACGGTGCCGTCATCCACCTGGCGCTCAAGGAGAGGCGGGAGGAAGAAGTAGGAGAAGCCTGCTCTCAG GCAGCTTGTTAG
- the SF3A1 gene encoding splicing factor 3A subunit 1 isoform X1, translating to MPAGPVQAVPPPPPAATEPKQPTEEEASSKEDSTPSKPVVGIIYPPPEVRNIVDKTASFVARNGPEFEARIRQNEINNPKFNFLNPNDPYHAYYRHKVSEFKEGKAQEPSAAIPKVMQQQQQASQQQLPQKVQAQVIQETIVPKEPPPEFEFIADPPSISAFDLDVVKLTAQFVARNGRQFLTQLMQKEQRNYQFDFLRPQHSLFNYFTKLVEQYTKILIPPKGLFTKLKKEAENPREVLDQVCYRVEWAKFQERERKKEEEEKEKERVAYAQIDWHDFVVVETVDFQPNEQGNFPPPTTPEELGARILIQERYEKFGESEEVEMEVESDEEDEKQEKAEEPPSQLDQDTQVQDMDEGSDDEEEGQKVPPPPETPMPPPLPPTPDQVIVRKDYDPKASKPLPPAPAPDEYLVSPITGEKIPASKMQEHMRIGLLDPRWLEQRDRSIREKQSDDEVYAPGLDIESSLKQLAERRTDIFGVEETAIGKKIGEEEIQKPEEKVTWDGHSGSMARTQQAAQANITLQEQIEAIHKAKGLVPEDDTKEKIGPSKPNEIPQQPPPPSSATNIPSSAPPITSVPRPPAMPPPVRTTVVSAVPVMPRPPMASVVRLPPGSVIAPMPPIIHAPRINVVPMPPSAPPIMAPRPPPMIVPTAFVPAPPVAPVPAPAPMPPVHPPPPMEDEPASKKLKTEDSLMPEEEFLRRNKGPVSIKVQVPNMQDKTEWKLNGQVLVFTLPLTDQVSVIKVKIHEATGMPAGKQKLQYEGIFIKDSNSLAYYNMANGAVIHLALKERREEEVGEACSQVLPLLLCLSCPHSLAPSQETLTCTFVSLLLSLEIQIGRQSSPPPPPTLIAEGFLRLSPPQWSLESLCARVLV from the exons aaatggacctgaatttgaagCGAGGATACGACAGAACGAGATCAACAACCCCAAGTTCAACTTCCTGAACCCCAACGACCCTTACCATGCCTACTACCGGCACAAGGTCAGCGAGTTCAAGGAGGGCAAGGCTCAGGAGCCCTCGGCCGCCATCCCCAAGGtcatgcagcagcagcagcaggcctcccagCAGCAGCTGCCCCAGAAG GTTCAAGCCCAAGTGATACAAGAGACCATTGTGCCCAAAGAGCCCCCTCCTGAGTTTGAGTTCATCGCAGACCCCCCTTCCATCTCAGCCTTCGACCTGGACGTGGTGAAGCTGACAGCTCAGTTTGTGGCCAGGAATGGGCGCCAGTTTCTGACCCAGCTGATGCAGAAAGAGCAGCGCAACTACCAGTTTGACTTCCTGCGCCCGCAGCACAGCCTCTTCAACTACTTCACGAAGCTGGTGGAGCAGTACACCAAG ATCTTGATTCCACCCAAAGGCTTATTTACCAAACTCAAGAAGGAGGCAGAGAACCCCCGAGAAGTTTTGGACCAG GTGTGTTATCGCGTGGAGTGGGCCAAGTTCCAGGAGCgtgagaggaagaaggaggaggaggagaaggagaaggagcggGTTGCCTACGCTCAGATCGACTGGCATGACTTCGTGGTGGTGGAAACAGTGGACTTCCAACCCAACGAGCAAG GGAACTTCCCCCCGCCCACCACCCCGGAGGAGCTGGGGGCCCGGATCCTTATTCAGGAGCGCTATGAGAAGTTTGGGGAGAGCGAGGAGGTCGAGATGGAGGTTGAGTCCGATGAGGAGGACGAGAAACAGGAGAAGGCGGAGGAGCCTCCGTCCCAGCTGGACCAGGACACTCAAGTACAAGACATGGACGAG GGTTCGGATGATGAAGAAGAAGGGCAGAAAGTGCCGCCACCCCCGGAGACACCCATGccacctcctctgcccccaaCTCCAGACCAGGTTATTGTCCGGAAGGACTATGACCCAAAAG CTTCCAAGCCTCTGCCTCCAGCCCCCGCTCCCGATGAGTATCTTGTGTCCCCCATTACTGGGGAGAAGATCCCTGCCAGCAAGATGCAGGAGCACATGCGCATTGGGCTTCTTGACCCCCGTTGGCTGGAGCAGCGGGATCGCTCCATCCGTGAGAAGCAGAGCGATGACGAGGTGTACGCGCCAG GTCTGGATATCGAGAGCAGCTTGAAGCAGCTGGCCGAGCGGCGTACAGACATCTTTGGTGTGGAGGAAACGGCCATCGGTAAGAAGATCGGCGAGGAGGAGATCCAGAAGCCGGAAGAGAAG GTGACCTGGGACGGCCACTCTGGCAGCATGGCCCGGACCCAGCAGGCCGCCCAGGCCAACATCACCCTCCAGGAGCAGATTGAGGCCATCCACAAGGCGAAGGGCCTGGTGCCGGAGGATGACACCAAAGAGAAGATCGGCCCGAGCAAGCCCAACGAGATCCCccagcagccgccgccgccgtccTCAGCCACCAACATCCCCAGCTCGGCCCCGCCCATTACGTCGGTGCCCCGGCCGCCCGCG ATGCCGCCTCCCGTCCGCACCACAGTTGTGTCCGCAGTACCTGTCATGCCCCGGCCCCCGATGGCATCCGTGGTCCGGCTGCCCCCAGGCTCAGTGATCGCCCCCATGCCGCCGATCATCCACGCGCCCAGGATCAATGTGGTGCCCATGCCTCCCTCGGCCCCTCCTATCATGGCGCCTCGCCCACCACCCATGATTGTGCCGACAG CTTTTGTGCCCGCCCCGCCCGTGGCACCTGTCCCTGCTCCAGCCCCCATGCCGCCTGTCCACCCCCCGCCTCCCATGGAAGACGAGCCTGCCTCTAAGAAACTGAAGACCGAGGACAGTCTCATGCCCGAGGAGGAGTTTCTGCGCAGAAACAAG GGTCCAGTGTCCATCAAAGTCCAGGTGCCCAACATGCAGGATAAGACAGAATGGAAACTGAATGGACAGGTGCTGGTCTTCACCCTCCCCCTCACAGACCAG GTCTCCGTCATCAAGGTGAAGATTCATGAAGCCACAGGCATGCCAGCAGGGAAACAGAAGCTGCAGTACGAG GGCATTTTCATCAAGGATTCCAACTCACTGGCTTACTACAACATGGCCAACGGTGCCGTCATCCACCTGGCGCTCAAGGAGAGGCGGGAGGAAGAAGTAGGAGAAGCCTGCTCTCAGGTCCTGCCACTGTTGCtctgcctctcctgcccccactccctggcCCCGAGCCAGGAGACCCTGACTTGCACATTTGTGTCCCTCTTGCTAAGTTTGGAAATTCAAATTGGCCGGCAgagttccccacccccacccccaacattgATCGCAGAGGGCTTTCTCAGGCTCTCTCCTCCCCAGTGGTCCCTGGAATCCCTTTGTGCTCGGGTCTTGGTTTGA